In Sphingobium amiense, a genomic segment contains:
- a CDS encoding XrtA system polysaccharide deacetylase, producing MQNALSVDVEDWFQVGAFERTIDRADWDGLTHRVEGNTDAVLDLFAEVKVKATFFTLGWVAERYPALMRRIAEAGHEVASHGYDHARVFTFTPDQFRADLRKVRAILEDASGQAVTGYRAPSFSIDARTPWAHPILAEEDYAYSSSVAPIRHDHYGWPDSPRFAWKPVAGSPLVELPVTTARWGGRTLAAGGGGFFRLLPYAFSRWAIRQVNKEAGRPAIIYFHPWEIDPDQPRVTDAPLRSKLRHYSNLSVMAPKLRRLTGDFAWTRVDALAAAEAARAA from the coding sequence ATGCAGAATGCCCTGTCTGTCGATGTCGAGGACTGGTTTCAGGTCGGCGCGTTCGAGCGCACGATCGACCGTGCCGACTGGGACGGGCTGACGCATCGGGTGGAGGGCAACACCGACGCGGTGCTGGACCTGTTCGCGGAGGTTAAGGTCAAGGCGACCTTCTTCACGCTGGGCTGGGTGGCGGAACGCTATCCCGCGCTGATGCGGCGGATCGCTGAGGCCGGGCATGAGGTCGCGAGCCACGGTTACGATCATGCGCGCGTCTTCACCTTCACGCCCGATCAGTTCCGCGCCGATCTGCGCAAGGTGCGCGCCATTCTGGAGGATGCCAGCGGGCAGGCGGTGACGGGATACCGCGCGCCCAGCTTCTCCATCGACGCGCGCACGCCATGGGCGCATCCGATCCTCGCCGAAGAAGACTATGCCTATTCCTCCAGCGTGGCGCCGATCCGGCACGATCATTATGGCTGGCCCGACTCCCCGCGCTTCGCGTGGAAGCCGGTTGCGGGATCGCCGCTGGTCGAGCTGCCCGTGACGACCGCCAGATGGGGCGGGCGCACGCTGGCGGCGGGCGGTGGCGGCTTTTTCCGGCTGCTGCCCTACGCCTTTTCGCGGTGGGCCATCCGGCAGGTGAATAAGGAGGCTGGCCGGCCCGCGATCATCTATTTCCATCCGTGGGAAATCGACCCGGATCAGCCGCGCGTCACCGATGCACCGCTCCGTTCGAAGCTGCGTCATTACAGCAACTTGTCCGTCATGGCTCCCAAGCTGCGCCGCCTGACCGGTGATTTCGCTTGGACGCGGGTCGATGCGCTGGCGGCGGCCGAAGCGGCGCGTGCGGCATGA
- a CDS encoding FemAB family XrtA/PEP-CTERM system-associated protein has protein sequence MIGGAMPDLAITRMDVTDADQAAAIDAFVMAHDEGTPFHRTAWLRAIHEATGHRAMLLAAVAPSGKIAGLLPLHHVKSRLFGDAIVSTAFAVDGGILADDPRVVGRLAEAAQALAGEQGNPPVELRGGPAPGASWAEHRDSHLGFVRPLAADDEAELLAVPRKHRAELRKALANPALTVETGRSDALIRAHYAVYAQSVHNLGTPVFPASLFRAVLRHFGEDADILLVREGARPVSAVLSLYHNRHVMPYWGGGIADARRLRSNELMYYRLMGHARSKGMTHFDFGRSKVGSGQAAWKKSFGFEPRPLAYHSWSADGASRDINPNNPKYQRRIDLWKKLPLPVANLIGPLIARGLG, from the coding sequence ATGATCGGGGGCGCCATGCCTGACCTTGCGATCACCCGCATGGACGTCACCGACGCCGATCAGGCTGCGGCCATCGACGCTTTCGTCATGGCGCATGACGAGGGCACGCCTTTCCACCGCACCGCATGGCTGCGCGCGATCCACGAAGCGACCGGGCACCGCGCCATGTTGCTGGCGGCGGTCGCGCCTTCGGGAAAGATTGCGGGGCTGTTGCCCCTGCACCATGTCAAAAGCCGCCTGTTCGGCGACGCCATCGTGTCGACTGCTTTTGCCGTCGATGGCGGCATATTGGCCGACGATCCGCGCGTCGTCGGTCGGCTGGCGGAAGCGGCGCAGGCTCTGGCGGGCGAACAGGGCAATCCGCCCGTGGAACTGCGCGGCGGCCCAGCGCCGGGCGCGAGCTGGGCCGAGCATCGCGACAGTCATCTCGGCTTCGTCCGTCCTCTCGCAGCGGATGACGAGGCCGAATTGCTGGCGGTCCCCCGCAAACATCGCGCCGAACTGCGCAAGGCGCTCGCCAACCCCGCGCTGACGGTTGAAACGGGTCGGAGCGACGCGCTGATCCGCGCGCATTACGCGGTTTACGCGCAGAGCGTTCACAATCTCGGCACGCCGGTCTTTCCCGCAAGTCTGTTCCGCGCCGTCCTCAGGCATTTCGGCGAGGATGCGGACATATTGCTGGTGCGCGAGGGCGCACGGCCGGTGTCCGCCGTGCTCAGCCTCTATCATAACCGCCATGTCATGCCCTATTGGGGCGGCGGCATCGCCGACGCGCGTCGGCTGCGCTCCAACGAGCTCATGTATTATCGCCTGATGGGTCATGCCCGCAGCAAAGGCATGACGCATTTCGACTTCGGCCGGTCCAAGGTCGGCAGCGGGCAGGCGGCGTGGAAAAAGAGTTTCGGTTTCGAACCGCGCCCGCTCGCCTATCACAGCTGGTCGGCGGATGGGGCAAGCCGCGACATCAACCCCAACAACCCCAAATATCAGCGGCGCATCGACCTGTGGAAGAAGCTGCCGCTGCCGGTCGCCAACCTGATCGGCCCGCTGATCGCGCGGGGGCTGGGGTGA
- a CDS encoding TIGR03087 family PEP-CTERM/XrtA system glycosyltransferase, with protein MSGGDILFLCHRIPYPPDRGDKIRSYHLLHRLAELGPVHVGCFADDDRDIGFADDMAKLTASQRVVKRDRSKLVAGLAGLAKRQPMLVALFDNPSLHHWVAGTMRDRPIRAVVAYSAQMAHFVPPLPADMPFLMDFVDFDSAKYAAYGAQGSGPMAWINRREGRVLLDFERRAAERASVSAFVSEAEAALFRDTLQLGADRVVAIENGVALDYFDPALTFTPADHGGGPLIVFTGQMDYRPNVEAVESFVAEALPAIRHVHPDVRFAIVGRAPTPAVLALAKEPGVIVTGGVPDVRGWLAAADVVVAPLRIARGIQNKVLEAMAMARPVVASPQAAEGIDATDGEHLLIAPNPQDEAARVLDVLADAGARMTLGRAARARMEARYRWAATLAKVPDLLWPGAAT; from the coding sequence GTGAGCGGCGGCGACATATTGTTCCTGTGCCACCGCATCCCCTATCCGCCCGACCGCGGGGACAAGATCCGCTCATACCACCTGCTGCATCGTCTGGCGGAGCTTGGCCCGGTACATGTCGGCTGTTTCGCCGACGACGACCGCGACATCGGCTTTGCCGACGATATGGCAAAGCTGACCGCGAGCCAGCGGGTCGTGAAGCGGGACCGGTCGAAACTGGTCGCTGGCCTCGCGGGCCTTGCAAAGCGTCAGCCGATGCTGGTTGCTCTGTTCGATAATCCGTCGCTCCATCATTGGGTTGCCGGGACGATGAGGGACAGGCCAATCCGCGCGGTCGTGGCCTATTCCGCGCAGATGGCGCATTTCGTGCCGCCGCTCCCCGCCGACATGCCGTTTCTGATGGACTTTGTGGATTTCGATTCGGCCAAATATGCCGCCTATGGCGCGCAGGGGTCCGGCCCGATGGCGTGGATCAACCGGCGCGAGGGGCGAGTGTTGCTCGATTTCGAGCGGCGCGCGGCTGAGCGCGCGAGTGTCAGCGCGTTCGTGAGCGAAGCGGAAGCGGCGCTCTTCCGCGACACGCTACAACTGGGCGCCGACAGGGTGGTCGCCATCGAGAATGGCGTCGCGCTCGACTATTTCGATCCGGCGCTGACCTTTACTCCGGCGGATCATGGCGGCGGGCCGCTGATCGTCTTCACAGGGCAAATGGATTATCGCCCCAATGTCGAGGCGGTGGAGAGCTTCGTCGCGGAGGCGCTCCCCGCGATCCGGCATGTTCACCCTGATGTCCGCTTCGCCATCGTCGGCCGCGCTCCGACACCCGCCGTGCTTGCGCTGGCGAAGGAGCCGGGCGTCATTGTGACCGGCGGCGTGCCCGATGTGCGCGGGTGGCTGGCGGCGGCGGATGTGGTCGTCGCACCCCTCCGAATCGCGCGGGGCATTCAGAACAAGGTGCTGGAAGCCATGGCCATGGCGCGGCCGGTGGTCGCTTCGCCGCAGGCGGCGGAGGGGATCGACGCGACCGATGGCGAGCATTTGCTGATCGCTCCCAACCCGCAGGACGAAGCCGCGCGAGTGCTGGATGTGCTGGCGGATGCCGGGGCACGGATGACGCTTGGGCGGGCGGCGCGGGCGCGCATGGAGGCGCGCTACCGATGGGCCGCGACGCTGGCGAAGGTGCCCGACCTGCTCTGGCCGGGTGCCGCCACATGA
- the xrtA gene encoding exosortase A — protein MREEALPLRSAPLPMAGEWRAHLATLGIVAFAIMALFFADVRSMVTIWWTASTFGHCLFVPLLIGWLVQQRLPGLRKLEPSVWLPGLLWLGGGALLWLLGAAAGVALFRHAALVLMLQGATVALLGRAVSRALLFPLFYGFFMVPFGEEMVPPLQLVTARLAMVMLDMVDVPAHLEGIFITTPTGYFEVAEACSGAKFVIAMAAYGVLVCNVCFKSWTRRALFLAGALGLSVLANGVRAFATILVAHLTSVDAAVGFDHVVYGWVFFAIVMVLVMAAAWPFFDRKPGDPWFDPKALKEVRRATVNPLMAGGMALALVAAAPLWLAVSSAAADPLPTELRLPQVAGWDRTDLRPAYPWKPRFDGADHLVMGRYRNADRRIVDVAIATFDRQEEGRELVGFAQGAADPDSQWVWSSPAPAPQNGLGEQITAPGPVVRHVVSFFGIGGGALTGSKAEVKLATLKTRLSGGDQRAVAILVSAEVGEGRAADKAIADFIHDSGDMQLLADRSIGIR, from the coding sequence ATGAGGGAGGAGGCGCTGCCGCTGAGATCCGCACCCTTGCCCATGGCGGGCGAATGGCGCGCGCATCTCGCCACGCTCGGCATCGTCGCCTTCGCGATCATGGCGCTGTTCTTCGCTGATGTGCGGAGCATGGTGACGATCTGGTGGACGGCATCGACCTTCGGTCATTGCCTGTTCGTGCCGCTGCTGATCGGCTGGCTGGTGCAACAGAGGCTGCCCGGTCTGCGCAAGCTAGAGCCATCGGTCTGGCTGCCGGGCCTGCTATGGCTGGGTGGCGGCGCGCTGCTCTGGCTGCTGGGCGCGGCGGCGGGAGTGGCGCTCTTCCGCCACGCCGCGCTGGTGCTGATGCTTCAGGGTGCGACGGTCGCGTTACTGGGCAGGGCGGTCAGCCGGGCGCTGCTTTTCCCGCTGTTCTACGGCTTCTTCATGGTTCCCTTCGGCGAGGAGATGGTGCCGCCGCTGCAACTGGTGACGGCGCGCCTCGCGATGGTCATGCTCGATATGGTGGACGTGCCAGCCCATCTGGAGGGCATCTTCATTACGACCCCGACAGGCTATTTCGAGGTCGCGGAAGCCTGTTCCGGCGCGAAGTTCGTGATCGCGATGGCGGCCTATGGCGTGCTGGTCTGCAATGTCTGCTTCAAAAGCTGGACGCGCCGCGCCCTGTTCCTCGCCGGGGCGCTGGGACTGTCCGTGCTGGCGAACGGCGTCCGGGCGTTCGCGACGATCCTCGTCGCGCACCTGACCAGCGTCGACGCGGCGGTCGGGTTCGACCATGTCGTCTATGGCTGGGTCTTCTTCGCCATCGTCATGGTGCTGGTGATGGCCGCCGCATGGCCTTTCTTCGACCGGAAACCGGGCGACCCGTGGTTCGATCCGAAGGCGTTGAAAGAGGTGCGTCGCGCTACGGTCAACCCCCTGATGGCGGGCGGCATGGCGCTGGCGTTGGTCGCCGCTGCGCCGTTGTGGCTGGCGGTCAGCAGCGCGGCAGCCGATCCGCTGCCGACAGAGCTGCGCCTTCCGCAGGTGGCGGGCTGGGACCGAACCGACTTGCGCCCCGCCTATCCATGGAAGCCGCGCTTCGATGGGGCCGATCACCTCGTCATGGGGCGCTATCGCAATGCCGACAGACGGATTGTCGATGTCGCCATCGCGACCTTCGACCGGCAGGAGGAGGGGCGCGAACTCGTGGGTTTCGCACAGGGAGCCGCCGATCCCGACAGCCAGTGGGTCTGGTCGTCACCCGCGCCCGCGCCGCAGAACGGCTTGGGCGAGCAGATCACCGCGCCGGGGCCGGTGGTGCGCCATGTTGTCAGCTTCTTCGGCATCGGCGGCGGGGCGCTGACGGGCAGCAAGGCGGAAGTAAAGCTCGCGACGCTGAAGACCCGGTTGTCCGGCGGCGACCAGCGGGCCGTCGCGATCCTCGTTTCGGCGGAAGTCGGCGAGGGGCGTGCCGCCGATAAAGCCATCGCCGATTTCATCCATGATTCAGGCGACATGCAGCTTTTGGCTGACCGCAGCATCGGCATCCGCTAG